The stretch of DNA CGCAAATCTAACGCGAGATAGAGGAAAACTTGTTAATCTTCGTGTTTCCTCAATGATTAGGGTTGGCTTTAAGACTTGTATGAAACATTTACAATTTTCTCAATTTATCTTGAACTTATATTTTTTGCTAAATGGTTAGATATACAGAGCAATTGACAAGATTTGTCGCCTATCTAAAGGAGGAAGCGTTATTACGGCTCTTTCGCTAAACATAAATAATTGTAAAAAAATTCTCATGATCCACCCACACCACTAGGAGAAATAATGCAGAGAATTCGGGTTGCTAATGCCCCTTGTTCTTGGGGTGATTTGGGAGTACAAGGGCTTGAGGGTGAAAGTATTGGTTATCAGCAAATGCTGGATGAGCTAGTAGAAACTGGTTACATTGGCACTGACTTGGGCGACTGGGGATATATGCCTACAGATCCAGAACGGTTAACAGCTGAACTTGAGCGTCGCAATCTGACAATCGTTAGTGGCTATGTGCCTGTATCGCTTAAAAATCCAGAATCGCACCAGCAAGCTGAATCGCAAGCGCTCAAAATTGCCCGACTGCTATCAGCAGTGGCACAGACGAGCAACAGTCAAACCATACGTCCTTTCATGGTCGTGATGGATGAAATTGGTGCTGTTCCTGTACGCACGCAGAACGCAGGAAGAATTGAACCTAACATGGAGTTGAGTGAAGAGGAGTGGCGTACTTGCATTGAGGGTGCCCAACGGATCGCACGTACAATTCGCGATGAGACAGGAATGCGAACGACATTCCACCATCATTGTGCTTCTTATTTGGAAACTCCGAAAGAAATTAGTCACTTTTTAGAGCAAACTGACCCAGACTTAATTGGGTTAACTTTAGATACAGGGCACTATGCTTACGGCGCAGCAACAAATGATAAACGGTGCGTGTTAGAAGCTTTTGAGCGTTTTGGCGATCGCATCTGGCACGTCCATTTTAAAGACTGTGACTTGAAAATAGCGCAAGCAGCCCGCGATCGAGGTTGGGATTATTTCGAGGCAGTGCGTCGCGGGTTATTCTGCGAGCTTGGTAAAGGCGGAGTTGATTTTCCCGCGGTTGTTTCTTGGTTGCGCGAACACGACTACGACGGTTGGATTGTTGTCGAACAAGATGTGCTTCC from Chroococcidiopsis sp. TS-821 encodes:
- a CDS encoding TIM barrel protein, whose product is MQRIRVANAPCSWGDLGVQGLEGESIGYQQMLDELVETGYIGTDLGDWGYMPTDPERLTAELERRNLTIVSGYVPVSLKNPESHQQAESQALKIARLLSAVAQTSNSQTIRPFMVVMDEIGAVPVRTQNAGRIEPNMELSEEEWRTCIEGAQRIARTIRDETGMRTTFHHHCASYLETPKEISHFLEQTDPDLIGLTLDTGHYAYGAATNDKRCVLEAFERFGDRIWHVHFKDCDLKIAQAARDRGWDYFEAVRRGLFCELGKGGVDFPAVVSWLREHDYDGWIVVEQDVLPGMGTPKESAQRNREYLKKLGL